The Pseudomonas sp. G2-4 genome window below encodes:
- a CDS encoding type II toxin-antitoxin system RelE/ParE family toxin — MELKWTSRALSDISRLYEFLAAVNQPAAARTVQQLTAAPITLLTNPRIGERLEEFEPRGVRRIQIGHYEMRYEIIDSTVYLLRLWHTRENR; from the coding sequence ATGGAGTTGAAGTGGACGAGCAGGGCGCTCTCTGATATATCGCGGCTTTACGAATTTCTGGCGGCAGTGAATCAGCCTGCGGCGGCACGAACGGTGCAGCAGCTCACCGCTGCACCGATCACGTTGCTGACCAACCCGCGTATCGGTGAACGCCTTGAAGAGTTCGAGCCGCGGGGTGTGCGCCGAATTCAGATCGGCCACTATGAGATGCGTTACGAAATAATAGATTCCACCGTTTACCTGCTACGCCTGTGGCATACCCGCGAGAATCGATAG
- a CDS encoding phosphoribosylanthranilate isomerase produces MPVVRSKICGITRVEDALAAVEAGADAIGLVFYAKSPRAVTVQQARAIIQSLPPFVTPVGLFVNASRCELGEILDAVPLALLQFHGDETPADCEGWHRPYIKALRVKAGDDIAASCEAFAGASGILLDTYVEGVPGGTGEAFDWSLVPQGLGKPIILAGGLTAENVAEAIRQVRPYAVDVSGGVEQGKGIKDPAKIRAFMAAVRGSQSSM; encoded by the coding sequence ATGCCGGTCGTTCGCAGCAAGATTTGCGGGATCACCCGCGTCGAGGACGCGTTGGCGGCGGTCGAGGCTGGGGCCGATGCGATCGGGCTGGTGTTTTATGCCAAGAGCCCACGAGCGGTCACGGTGCAGCAGGCGAGGGCGATCATCCAATCCCTGCCGCCGTTTGTGACCCCGGTGGGCCTGTTCGTCAACGCCAGCCGTTGCGAGCTGGGCGAAATCCTCGATGCGGTGCCACTAGCCCTGTTGCAGTTTCACGGCGACGAGACGCCGGCCGATTGCGAAGGCTGGCATCGCCCGTACATCAAGGCATTGCGGGTCAAGGCCGGGGATGACATTGCGGCCAGCTGCGAGGCCTTTGCCGGTGCCAGCGGCATTTTGCTGGACACCTACGTGGAAGGTGTTCCCGGCGGCACCGGCGAAGCGTTCGATTGGTCATTGGTGCCGCAAGGCCTGGGCAAACCGATTATCCTCGCCGGTGGCTTGACGGCGGAAAACGTGGCCGAGGCCATTCGCCAGGTTCGCCCATACGCGGTGGACGTGAGCGGCGGCGTGGAGCAGGGCAAGGGCATCAAGGATCCGGCAAAGATTCGTGCGTTCATGGCGGCTGTACGCGGCAGCCAGTCGTCAATGTGA
- a CDS encoding SPOR domain-containing protein, translated as MALLDKAYKQRMVGALVLVALAVIFLPMLFSRQDEQRQVTVDAPAAPQAPSVSPVQVEPVAVPEPEALPQEPVPSDEELAEQPAPSMPIAPAPATPAAPSKPPVAPTPVPATPAVKPPPSQPITAATTKPDTTQNRVDANGLSISWSVQLASLTSRESAESLQKTLRSQGYNAYIRSVDGKNRVFVGPLIERAEADRLRDLLSRQQNLKGFVVRFQPERG; from the coding sequence ATGGCATTGCTGGATAAAGCGTACAAGCAGCGCATGGTGGGGGCCTTGGTATTGGTGGCCCTGGCCGTGATTTTCCTGCCGATGCTGTTTTCCCGTCAGGATGAACAGCGCCAGGTAACGGTCGATGCACCGGCCGCGCCCCAGGCACCGTCCGTGTCGCCTGTGCAGGTCGAGCCTGTTGCGGTGCCCGAGCCGGAGGCGCTGCCCCAGGAGCCTGTTCCCAGCGATGAGGAGCTGGCCGAGCAGCCGGCACCTTCGATGCCGATTGCACCGGCGCCCGCAACGCCTGCCGCACCGAGCAAGCCGCCCGTCGCTCCAACTCCAGTCCCTGCCACTCCGGCGGTCAAGCCGCCCCCAAGCCAACCGATTACCGCCGCAACTACCAAGCCGGACACCACGCAAAACCGCGTGGATGCCAACGGCCTGTCGATCAGTTGGTCGGTGCAACTGGCCAGCCTGACCAGCCGTGAAAGCGCCGAAAGCCTGCAGAAAACCCTGCGCAGCCAAGGCTACAACGCCTACATTCGCTCCGTCGATGGCAAGAATCGGGTGTTTGTCGGCCCGTTGATCGAGCGTGCCGAGGCCGACCGTCTGCGCGACCTGCTCAGCCGTCAGCAAAACCTCAAGGGTTTCGTGGTGCGCTTCCAGCCAGAGCGCGGTTAA
- the truA gene encoding tRNA pseudouridine(38-40) synthase TruA, protein MAADGFFRIALGVEYKGSRYRGWQRQASGVLTVQETLENALSKVADSPVSLHCAGRTDAGVHACGQVVHFDTQVERSMKAWVMGANINLPHDVSVSWAKAMPAHFHARFKAIARRYRYVIYNDQIRPAHLNEEITWNHRPLDVERMAEAAQYLVGVHDFSAFRAGQCQAKSPIKELHHLRVTRHGKMIVLDIRASAFLHHMVRNIAGVLMTIGAGERPVEWIKEVLESRIRRSGGVTAHPFGLYLVQVEYRDEFELPQRYIGPHFLTGFSELDG, encoded by the coding sequence CGCGTTATCGCGGCTGGCAGCGTCAGGCCTCTGGTGTACTGACGGTGCAGGAAACCCTTGAAAATGCGCTGTCCAAAGTCGCCGATTCGCCCGTGTCGCTGCATTGCGCCGGCCGTACCGATGCCGGTGTGCACGCCTGCGGCCAAGTGGTGCATTTCGACACCCAGGTCGAGCGTTCGATGAAGGCTTGGGTGATGGGCGCCAACATCAACTTGCCTCACGACGTCAGCGTCAGCTGGGCCAAGGCGATGCCGGCACATTTCCACGCCCGCTTCAAGGCCATCGCCCGGCGCTATCGCTATGTGATCTACAACGATCAGATACGCCCGGCGCACCTGAACGAAGAAATCACCTGGAACCACCGTCCGCTGGACGTCGAACGCATGGCCGAGGCCGCGCAATACCTGGTCGGCGTCCATGATTTCAGCGCCTTCCGCGCCGGCCAGTGCCAGGCCAAGTCGCCGATCAAGGAACTGCATCACTTGCGCGTGACCCGTCACGGCAAAATGATTGTGCTCGACATCCGCGCCAGCGCGTTCCTGCATCACATGGTGCGCAACATCGCCGGTGTACTGATGACCATCGGTGCCGGCGAGCGGCCGGTGGAGTGGATCAAGGAGGTGCTCGAAAGCCGTATCCGCCGTTCCGGTGGCGTGACGGCGCATCCGTTTGGCCTGTATCTGGTGCAGGTCGAATACCGCGACGAATTCGAGCTGCCGCAGCGCTATATCGGGCCACATTTCCTCACGGGCTTCTCGGAACTCGACGGCTGA
- the purF gene encoding amidophosphoribosyltransferase yields the protein MCGIVGIVGKSNVNQALYDALTVLQHRGQDAAGIVTSHDGRLFLRKDNGLVRDVFHQRHMQRLVGHMGIGHVRYPTAGSSTSAEAQPFYVNSPYGITLAHNGNLTNVEQLAKEIYESDLRHVNTNSDSEVMLNVFAHELAQRGKLQPTEEDVFAAVTDVHNRCVGGYAVVAMITGYGIVGFRDPHGIRPIVFGQRHTDEGVEYMIASESVSLDVLGFTLIRDLAPGEAVYITEDGKLYTRQCATNPSLTPCIFEHVYLARPDSIIDGVSVYKARLRMGEKLADKILRERPDHDIDVVIPIPDTSRTSALELANHLGVKFREGFVKNRYIGRTFIMPGQAARKKSVRQKLNAIELEFRGKNVMLVDDSIVRGTTCKQIIQMAREAGAKNVYFCSAAPAVRYPNVYGIDMPSAHELIAHNRTTQEVADLIGADWLIYQDLPDLIEAVGGGKIKIEQFDCAVFDGKYVTGDIDEAYLNKIENARNDASKAKTQAVSAIIDLYNN from the coding sequence ATGTGTGGCATCGTCGGTATCGTCGGTAAGTCGAACGTCAATCAGGCGCTGTATGACGCGCTAACCGTGCTCCAGCACCGCGGCCAGGACGCTGCCGGTATCGTGACCAGCCATGACGGCCGGTTATTCCTGCGCAAGGACAACGGCCTGGTGCGCGACGTGTTCCACCAGCGTCACATGCAGCGCCTGGTCGGCCACATGGGCATTGGCCACGTGCGCTACCCGACCGCGGGCAGCTCGACGTCGGCCGAAGCCCAGCCGTTCTACGTCAACTCGCCGTACGGCATCACCCTGGCGCACAACGGCAACTTGACCAACGTCGAGCAGCTGGCCAAGGAGATCTACGAATCGGATCTGCGCCACGTCAACACCAATTCCGACTCGGAAGTGATGCTCAACGTGTTCGCCCATGAGCTGGCCCAGCGCGGCAAGCTGCAGCCGACCGAAGAAGACGTGTTCGCTGCCGTGACCGACGTGCATAACCGTTGCGTCGGCGGCTACGCGGTGGTGGCGATGATCACCGGCTACGGGATCGTCGGTTTCCGCGATCCCCACGGCATCCGCCCGATCGTGTTCGGCCAGCGTCACACCGACGAAGGCGTCGAGTACATGATCGCCTCCGAAAGCGTATCCCTGGACGTACTGGGCTTCACCCTGATTCGCGACCTGGCTCCGGGCGAAGCGGTCTACATCACTGAAGACGGCAAGCTGTACACCCGTCAGTGCGCGACCAACCCGTCCTTGACCCCCTGCATCTTCGAACACGTCTACCTGGCGCGTCCGGATTCGATCATCGACGGTGTCTCGGTCTACAAGGCCCGCCTGCGCATGGGCGAGAAGCTGGCCGACAAGATCCTGCGCGAGCGTCCGGATCACGACATCGACGTGGTCATCCCGATTCCGGACACCAGCCGTACTTCGGCCCTGGAGCTGGCGAACCACCTGGGCGTCAAGTTCCGCGAAGGCTTCGTGAAGAACCGCTACATCGGCCGGACCTTCATCATGCCCGGCCAGGCCGCACGGAAAAAATCCGTACGCCAGAAGCTCAACGCCATCGAACTGGAATTTCGCGGCAAGAACGTGATGCTGGTGGACGACTCCATCGTGCGCGGCACCACCTGTAAGCAGATCATCCAGATGGCCCGCGAAGCCGGTGCCAAGAACGTGTATTTCTGCTCCGCGGCCCCGGCCGTGCGCTACCCGAACGTCTACGGCATCGATATGCCGAGCGCCCATGAGCTGATCGCTCATAACCGCACCACCCAGGAGGTGGCTGACCTGATCGGTGCCGACTGGTTGATCTACCAGGACCTGCCGGACCTGATCGAAGCGGTCGGTGGCGGCAAGATCAAGATCGAGCAGTTCGACTGCGCGGTGTTCGACGGCAAGTATGTTACCGGCGACATCGACGAGGCCTACCTGAACAAGATCGAGAACGCGCGTAACGATGCGTCCAAGGCCAAGACCCAGGCGGTCAGCGCGATCATCGATCTGTACAACAACTGA
- a CDS encoding O-succinylhomoserine sulfhydrylase: MSQDWDAGRLDSDLEGVAFDTLAVRAGQHRTPEAEHGDPMFFTSSYVFRTAADAAARFAGEVPGNVYSRYTNPTVRAFEERIAALEGAEQAVATATGMAAIMAVVMSLCSAGDHVLVSRSVFGSTISLFEKYFKRFGVEVDYVPLADLSGWDAAIKANTKLLFVESPSNPLAELVDIAALAEIAHAKGAMLVVDNCFCTPALQQPLKMGADVVVHSATKFIDGQGRCMGGVVAGRGEQMKEVVGFLRTAGPTLSPFNAWIFLKGLETLGLRMKAHCANAQALAEWLEQQDGIEKVHYAGLKSHPQHDLATRQQRGFGAVVSFEVKGGKEGAWRFIDATRLISITANLGDSKTTITHPSTTSHGRLSPQEREAAGIRDSLIRVAVGLEDVADLQADLARGLAAL; this comes from the coding sequence ATGAGTCAGGATTGGGATGCCGGTCGGCTGGACAGCGACCTTGAAGGCGTAGCGTTCGATACCCTGGCGGTTCGCGCTGGTCAGCACCGCACGCCGGAAGCCGAACATGGCGATCCGATGTTCTTCACCTCCAGCTACGTGTTCCGCACCGCTGCCGATGCGGCGGCGCGGTTTGCCGGCGAAGTGCCGGGCAACGTTTACTCGCGCTATACCAACCCGACTGTGCGGGCGTTCGAAGAGCGCATCGCCGCCCTGGAGGGTGCCGAGCAAGCCGTGGCCACCGCCACCGGCATGGCGGCGATCATGGCCGTGGTGATGAGCCTGTGCAGCGCCGGCGACCATGTGCTGGTGTCCCGTAGCGTCTTCGGCTCGACCATCAGCCTGTTCGAGAAGTACTTCAAGCGCTTTGGCGTGGAAGTCGATTATGTACCCCTGGCGGACTTGTCCGGTTGGGATGCCGCGATCAAGGCCAACACCAAGCTGCTGTTCGTCGAATCGCCTTCCAACCCGTTGGCCGAGCTGGTGGATATCGCGGCGCTGGCGGAAATCGCCCACGCCAAGGGTGCCATGCTGGTGGTCGATAACTGCTTCTGCACCCCGGCGCTGCAACAGCCGCTGAAAATGGGCGCGGATGTGGTGGTGCATTCGGCGACCAAGTTCATCGACGGCCAGGGTCGTTGCATGGGCGGTGTGGTGGCCGGTCGTGGTGAACAGATGAAAGAAGTGGTGGGCTTCCTGCGTACCGCCGGGCCGACCCTCAGCCCGTTCAACGCTTGGATCTTCCTCAAGGGCCTGGAAACCCTGGGCCTGCGCATGAAGGCGCACTGCGCCAACGCCCAAGCCCTGGCCGAGTGGCTGGAGCAGCAGGACGGTATTGAGAAAGTGCATTACGCCGGCCTCAAGAGCCATCCGCAACATGACCTGGCCACGCGTCAGCAACGCGGCTTCGGTGCGGTGGTGAGCTTCGAGGTCAAGGGAGGCAAGGAGGGCGCCTGGCGCTTTATCGACGCCACCCGGTTGATCTCCATCACTGCCAACCTGGGTGATAGCAAGACCACCATCACCCATCCGAGCACCACCTCCCACGGCCGCTTGTCGCCCCAGGAGCGTGAAGCGGCGGGCATTCGTGACAGCCTGATCCGCGTCGCGGTCGGTCTGGAAGACGTAGCCGACCTGCAAGCCGACCTGGCCCGCGGGTTGGCGGCCTTGTGA
- the accD gene encoding acetyl-CoA carboxylase, carboxyltransferase subunit beta, with amino-acid sequence MSNWLVDKLIPSIMRSEVKKSSVPEGLWHKCPSCEAVLYRPELEKTLDVCPKCNHHMRIGARARIDIFLDAEGRVELGADLEPVDRLKFRDGKKYKDRLTAAQKQTGEKDALVSISGTLLGMPVVVSAFEFSFMGGSMGAIVGERFVRAANHALENRCPMICFAASGGARMQEALISLMQMAKTSAVLARLREEGIPFISVLTDPVYGGVSASLAMLGDVIVGEPKALIGFAGPRVIEQTVREKLPEGFQRSEFLLEHGAIDMIIHRQELRPRLGNLLAQLMGLPTPKFVAAPIEPIVVPPAPAGL; translated from the coding sequence ATGAGCAACTGGTTGGTAGACAAACTGATCCCTTCGATCATGCGTTCCGAGGTGAAGAAAAGCTCGGTGCCTGAAGGTCTGTGGCACAAATGTCCATCCTGCGAAGCGGTGCTGTATCGCCCAGAGCTGGAAAAGACCCTGGACGTTTGCCCCAAGTGCAACCACCACATGCGCATTGGTGCGCGTGCCCGTATCGACATCTTCCTGGACGCCGAAGGCCGTGTTGAGCTGGGCGCCGACCTGGAGCCCGTGGACCGTCTGAAATTCCGCGACGGCAAGAAGTACAAGGATCGCCTGACCGCAGCCCAGAAGCAGACCGGCGAAAAAGACGCCCTGGTGTCCATAAGCGGCACCTTGCTGGGCATGCCAGTGGTGGTCTCGGCCTTCGAGTTCTCTTTCATGGGCGGTTCCATGGGTGCCATCGTCGGTGAGCGCTTCGTTCGCGCCGCCAACCATGCCCTGGAAAATCGTTGCCCAATGATCTGCTTCGCCGCTTCCGGTGGTGCGCGGATGCAGGAAGCGCTGATCTCCCTGATGCAAATGGCCAAGACCTCTGCGGTGCTGGCGCGTCTGCGTGAAGAAGGCATTCCGTTCATCTCGGTACTGACCGACCCGGTCTACGGCGGCGTTTCCGCCAGCCTGGCGATGCTGGGTGATGTGATCGTCGGCGAGCCGAAAGCCCTGATCGGTTTCGCCGGCCCGCGCGTGATCGAGCAGACCGTGCGGGAAAAACTGCCGGAAGGCTTCCAGCGCAGTGAGTTCCTGCTTGAGCACGGCGCCATCGACATGATCATTCATCGCCAGGAGCTGCGTCCGCGTCTGGGCAATCTGCTGGCTCAACTGATGGGCCTGCCGACGCCGAAATTCGTCGCCGCACCGATCGAGCCGATCGTGGTTCCGCCGGCGCCTGCTGGTCTATGA
- a CDS encoding CvpA family protein yields the protein MPFTWVDWAIVAIVAISALISLSRGFVKEALSLLTWIIAGVVAWMFGGSLSQYLAGYIETPSARVIAGCAILFIATLLVGAMINYLIGELIRVTGLSGTDRFLGMAFGAARGALLVVVAVGLLSLGPVQQDTWWQESRLVPQFLLVADWSKNLILGWSSQWLASGISVPAEIPFKEHLLPTAKTPQ from the coding sequence GTGCCATTTACCTGGGTTGACTGGGCGATCGTTGCGATCGTCGCCATCTCCGCATTGATCAGTCTGAGCCGCGGCTTCGTCAAGGAAGCCCTCTCGCTGCTGACCTGGATCATCGCGGGAGTCGTAGCCTGGATGTTTGGTGGTTCGCTGTCCCAGTACCTCGCCGGATACATCGAAACTCCATCGGCTCGCGTGATCGCGGGCTGTGCCATCTTGTTTATCGCCACCTTGCTGGTCGGCGCAATGATCAATTATCTGATCGGCGAACTGATTCGCGTCACCGGGCTTTCCGGGACGGACCGGTTCCTGGGCATGGCCTTCGGCGCGGCGCGTGGCGCGTTGCTGGTGGTCGTGGCCGTCGGGCTCCTGAGCCTGGGGCCGGTGCAGCAGGATACGTGGTGGCAGGAGTCCCGGCTCGTGCCACAATTTCTATTGGTCGCAGACTGGTCCAAAAACCTGATCCTGGGTTGGAGCAGTCAGTGGCTTGCCAGCGGTATCAGCGTACCCGCTGAAATACCGTTCAAGGAACACCTCTTGCCGACGGCCAAAACGCCGCAGTGA
- a CDS encoding SDR family oxidoreductase: MIELATPPSGTHGRVALVTGAARGIGLGIAAWLICEGWQVVLTDLDRERGSKVAKTLGDNAWFIAMDVADESQVATCVAEVLGQFGRLDALVCNAAIADPHNITLESLDLAYWNRVLAVNLGGPMLLAKHCAPYLRAHNGAIVNLASTRAAQSEPDSEAYAASKGGLLALTHALAISLGPEIRVNAVSPGWIDARDPSQRRAQPLTDADHAQHPTGRVGTVEDVAAMVAWLLSRNAGFVTGQEFVVDGGMTKKMIYE, encoded by the coding sequence GTGATCGAGCTGGCAACGCCGCCGAGCGGCACCCATGGCCGGGTTGCCCTGGTGACGGGCGCCGCACGGGGCATCGGCCTGGGCATTGCCGCCTGGTTGATCTGTGAAGGCTGGCAGGTGGTGCTGACCGACCTGGACCGCGAGCGCGGTTCCAAGGTTGCGAAGACGTTGGGCGATAACGCCTGGTTCATCGCCATGGACGTCGCGGACGAGTCGCAAGTCGCCACCTGCGTTGCTGAAGTACTCGGGCAGTTCGGGCGGCTCGACGCGCTGGTGTGCAACGCGGCCATCGCCGACCCGCACAACATCACCCTGGAAAGCTTGGACCTGGCTTACTGGAATCGCGTCCTGGCCGTGAACCTTGGCGGGCCGATGCTGCTGGCCAAGCATTGCGCGCCGTACCTGCGCGCCCACAATGGCGCCATCGTCAACCTGGCCTCGACCCGTGCCGCACAATCGGAGCCCGACTCCGAAGCCTATGCGGCGAGCAAGGGCGGCTTGCTGGCCCTGACCCATGCCCTGGCGATCAGCCTGGGGCCGGAGATCCGGGTCAATGCCGTCAGCCCTGGCTGGATCGATGCCCGCGACCCATCCCAGCGTCGTGCGCAGCCACTGACCGACGCCGATCACGCCCAGCATCCGACGGGCAGGGTTGGCACGGTAGAGGACGTGGCGGCGATGGTGGCTTGGCTGTTGTCGCGCAATGCTGGTTTCGTCACGGGCCAGGAGTTCGTGGTGGACGGCGGCATGACCAAGAAAATGATTTATGAGTGA
- a CDS encoding FAD-binding oxidoreductase: protein MANTPYPESYYAASANPVPPRPALQDDVETDVCVIGAGYTGLSSALFLLENGFKVTILEAAKVGFGASGRNGGQIVNSYSRDIDVIERSVGPQQAQLLGNMAFEGGRIIRERVAKYQIQCDLKDGGVFAALTAKQMGHLESQKRLWERFGHTQLELLDQRRIREVVACEEYVGGMLDMSGGHIHPLNLALGEAAAVESLGGVIYEQSPAVRIERGASPVVHTPQGKVRAKFIIVAGNAYLGNLVPELAAKSMPCGTQVIATEPLDAELARRLLPQDYCVEDCNYLLDYYRLTGDKRLIFGGGVVYGARDPANIEAIIRPKMLKAFPKLKDVKIDYAWTGNFLLTLSRLPQVGRLGDNIYYSQGCSGHGVTYTHLAGKVLAEALRGQAERFDAFADLPHYPFPGGQLLRTPFAAMGAWYYGLRDKLGF from the coding sequence ATGGCGAACACACCGTATCCAGAGTCTTATTACGCCGCGTCGGCCAATCCGGTTCCTCCGCGCCCCGCCCTGCAGGATGACGTCGAGACGGATGTTTGCGTGATCGGTGCTGGCTACACGGGCCTGTCCTCTGCGCTGTTTTTGCTGGAGAACGGTTTCAAGGTCACGATCCTTGAGGCGGCGAAGGTGGGCTTTGGGGCTTCGGGCCGTAATGGCGGGCAGATCGTTAACAGTTATAGCCGCGACATCGATGTGATCGAGCGCAGTGTCGGTCCGCAACAGGCGCAATTGCTGGGCAACATGGCGTTTGAGGGCGGGCGGATCATTCGTGAGCGGGTGGCGAAGTATCAGATTCAGTGCGATTTGAAGGACGGCGGTGTATTCGCCGCCCTCACCGCTAAACAGATGGGCCATCTGGAGTCGCAAAAGCGTTTATGGGAGCGTTTCGGCCATACCCAGCTGGAGCTGCTGGATCAGCGGCGTATTCGCGAGGTGGTGGCTTGCGAGGAGTATGTGGGCGGCATGCTGGACATGAGCGGTGGGCATATTCATCCGCTCAACCTGGCATTGGGCGAAGCGGCGGCGGTGGAGTCCCTTGGCGGGGTGATTTATGAACAGTCGCCGGCGGTGCGTATCGAGCGTGGCGCCAGCCCGGTGGTGCACACGCCGCAGGGCAAGGTCAGGGCCAAGTTCATTATCGTGGCGGGCAATGCCTACCTGGGCAACCTGGTGCCGGAGCTGGCGGCCAAGTCGATGCCGTGCGGCACCCAGGTCATCGCCACTGAGCCGCTGGATGCTGAGCTGGCTCGCCGTCTGCTGCCGCAGGATTATTGCGTCGAAGACTGCAACTACCTGCTCGATTACTACCGCCTGACGGGCGACAAGCGCCTGATCTTCGGCGGCGGCGTGGTGTATGGCGCGAGGGATCCGGCGAATATCGAAGCAATCATCCGTCCGAAGATGCTCAAGGCATTTCCGAAGCTCAAGGATGTGAAGATCGATTACGCCTGGACCGGAAATTTCCTGCTGACGTTGTCGCGTCTTCCGCAGGTCGGGCGCCTGGGGGATAACATCTATTATTCCCAGGGCTGCAGCGGCCATGGCGTGACGTATACGCACTTGGCGGGCAAGGTCCTGGCCGAGGCGCTGCGTGGTCAGGCTGAGCGTTTTGATGCGTTTGCGGACCTGCCCCACTACCCTTTCCCTGGCGGGCAGCTGTTGCGTACACCGTTCGCGGCGATGGGGGCTTGGTACTACGGGTTGAGGGATAAGCTTGGGTTTTGA
- the folC gene encoding bifunctional tetrahydrofolate synthase/dihydrofolate synthase translates to MTQRTLGDWLAYLEQLHPSAIDMGLERSQAVASRMGLVKPAPRVITVTGTNGKGSTCSFVASLLRAQGLSVGVYSSPHLLRYNERVQVNGVEATDAELCEAFAAVEAGRGETSLTYFEMGTLAAFWLFARSGLDAVVLEVGLGGRLDTVNLVDADIALVTSIGVDHADYLGDTRESVAFEKAGIFRQGAPALCGDLNPPQPLLDKVRELSCPFLLRGRDFDLAMTEQHWQWRGSDAQGNPVELHDLPLLDLPMENAALALQAYLLLGLPWEAGQIVEALQATHVVGRLDQRQVDWQGKRLNLLLDVGHNPHAAQYLAERLARRPVEGRRLAVFGLLSDKDLDGVVDALSASVQHWAVTPLDSPRSRPAAELQAALQRRGASVQTYDSVAAALEGQCTLATSEDEVLLFGSFFCVAEALQWVARRATEEAADGIAG, encoded by the coding sequence ATGACCCAACGTACCCTGGGCGACTGGCTGGCCTACCTCGAGCAGTTGCATCCATCGGCCATCGACATGGGGCTGGAGCGCTCGCAAGCGGTAGCGTCCCGCATGGGACTGGTCAAGCCGGCGCCCCGGGTCATCACCGTCACCGGCACCAACGGCAAGGGTTCGACCTGCTCCTTCGTGGCCTCGCTGTTGCGGGCCCAGGGGCTGAGCGTCGGTGTCTACAGCTCGCCGCACCTGCTGCGCTACAACGAGCGGGTGCAAGTCAATGGTGTCGAAGCCACTGACGCCGAGTTGTGCGAAGCCTTTGCCGCGGTGGAAGCCGGGCGGGGCGAGACGTCCCTCACGTATTTCGAGATGGGCACCCTGGCGGCATTCTGGCTGTTCGCCCGTAGTGGCCTGGATGCCGTGGTGCTGGAAGTCGGTCTGGGCGGACGACTGGATACGGTCAACCTGGTGGATGCCGACATCGCGCTGGTCACCAGTATCGGTGTGGACCATGCCGATTACTTGGGCGACACCCGCGAATCCGTGGCCTTCGAGAAGGCCGGCATCTTTCGCCAGGGCGCGCCTGCGCTCTGCGGCGATCTCAATCCCCCTCAACCGTTGCTGGACAAGGTCCGTGAACTGAGCTGCCCGTTCCTCCTGCGCGGTCGGGATTTCGATCTGGCGATGACCGAGCAGCACTGGCAGTGGCGGGGCAGTGATGCCCAGGGCAATCCGGTGGAATTGCACGATCTGCCGCTGCTGGACCTGCCGATGGAAAACGCTGCACTGGCGCTGCAGGCCTACCTGTTGTTGGGCTTGCCGTGGGAGGCCGGACAAATCGTCGAGGCCTTGCAAGCGACCCACGTTGTCGGGCGTCTCGATCAACGGCAGGTCGATTGGCAGGGCAAGCGCCTGAACCTGTTGCTGGATGTCGGCCACAACCCGCACGCGGCGCAGTACTTGGCCGAGCGCCTGGCACGGCGGCCGGTAGAGGGGCGGCGCCTGGCGGTGTTCGGGCTGTTGTCCGACAAGGATCTGGATGGCGTTGTCGACGCGTTGAGTGCTAGTGTCCAGCATTGGGCGGTGACGCCGCTGGATTCGCCGCGCTCGCGCCCGGCGGCTGAGTTGCAGGCAGCCTTGCAGCGTCGCGGTGCTTCGGTGCAAACCTACGACAGTGTGGCTGCCGCGCTGGAAGGTCAATGTACCCTGGCGACGTCCGAGGACGAGGTTCTGCTGTTCGGATCATTTTTTTGTGTTGCCGAGGCCCTTCAATGGGTGGCCCGGCGCGCCACGGAGGAAGCTGCAGATGGCATTGCTGGATAA
- a CDS encoding ribbon-helix-helix domain-containing protein, with protein MATTTKTRSVTAHVPEQLAQKVDLMAERLERSKNWIVKQALSAWIDQEEERSRMTHEALADVDAGRVIDQQAVQAWADSLSTDTPLPVPR; from the coding sequence ATGGCTACCACCACGAAAACCCGATCTGTCACGGCTCACGTCCCTGAGCAACTGGCCCAAAAAGTCGATTTGATGGCGGAGCGTCTGGAACGCTCCAAAAACTGGATCGTTAAACAGGCACTGTCGGCTTGGATAGATCAGGAAGAAGAGCGTAGTCGCATGACTCATGAGGCCCTGGCTGATGTTGACGCTGGTCGGGTGATTGACCAGCAAGCTGTCCAAGCCTGGGCTGATAGCCTTAGTACCGACACTCCGTTGCCGGTGCCGCGCTGA